One Camelina sativa cultivar DH55 chromosome 3, Cs, whole genome shotgun sequence genomic window carries:
- the LOC104776167 gene encoding 4-coumarate--CoA ligase-like 8: MTLVICTSWFRKLALPRLVGLQLNPRKLYSDASDDQSETGLTNPGLNHPSNQLKKMADSERPSSPSLIDPKNGFCIANSTFYSKRSPLPLPADTSLDVTTFMSSQPHRGTTAFIDATTGHRISFPDFWRAVARVADCLHHDFSIRRGDVVLILSPNSISIPVVNLAVMSLGAVITTANPLNTAGEISKQITDSKPRVAFTTPELAPKLAAASAADIPVVLTEDDDEDHVGSSRGVRVVGVLSEMMKKEQSRQRVRDRVNRDETAMLLYSSGTTGRSKGVDSSHGNLIAHIARYISEPLEPPNQTFLCTVPMFHTYGLLIYAMATVALGSTVVMLRRFDLHDMFAAIEKYRVRSLVLAPPVLVAMINGSDLIKDKYDLTSLKTVRSGGAPLSKEVTESFLEKYPTVDVFQAYALTESNSAGASTDSVEESQRYGAVGMLSSGVEARIVDPDTGRFLGENQTGELWLKSPAIAKGYIRNEEARNEAITSQGWLKTGDLCYIDDDGFLFIVDRLKELIKYKAYQVPPAELEALLLTHPEIKDVAVIPFPDEEVGQFPMACVVRKTGSFLAEKSIMEFVAKQVAPYKKIRKVEFMSYIPKNPSGKILRKDLIKLVLTSTNSKL, translated from the exons ATGACTCTTGTAATATGTACGAGTTGGTTCCGGAAACTAGCTCTTCCTCGTCTTGTCGGATTACAGCTGAATCCTCGGAAGTTGTATTCAGACGCATCAGACGATCAATCTGAAACCGGTCTGACAAATCCAG GGCTGAATCATCCATCTAACCAATTGAAAAAAATGGCTGATTCAGAAAGACCATCATCACCATCGCTCATTGATCCTAAAAACGGTTTCTGTATAGCAAACTCGACGTTTTACAGTAAACGCAGCCCATTGCCACTTCCTGCAGACACTTCCCTTGACGTCACGACATTCATGTCCTCTCAACCTCACCGTGGCACCACCGCCTTCATCGACGCCACCACAGGCCACCGTATAAGCTTCCCCGATTTCTGGAGAGCCGTTGCTCGTGTCGCCGATTGTCTCCACCACGACTTTAGCATACGGAGAGGCGACGTCGTACTCATCCTCTCCCCGAACTCAATCTCCATACCCGTCGTGAACCTCGCCGTCATGTCCCTCGGAGCCGTCATAACCACAGCGAATCCTCTCAACACCGCCGGTGAGATCTCCAAACAGATTACAGACAGCAAGCCGAGGGTGGCTTTCACGACTCCCGAGCTAGCTCCCAAACTCGCCGCCGCCTCCGCCGCTGATATCCCCGTTGTCCTCAcggaagacgacgacgaagatcACGTGGGATCCAGTCGCGGTGTCAGGGTCGTTGGGGTTTTAAGCGAGATGATGAAAAAGGAACAGAGTAGGCAGCGAGTCAGAGACCGAGTTAACAGAGACGAAACGGCGATGCTGCTCTACTCGTCGGGAACCACAGGGAGAAGCAAAGGAGTGGACTCGTCTCACGGGAACTTAATCGCGCACATAGCGAGATACATCTCGGAGCCATTGGAGCCGCCAAATCAGACCTTCCTCTGCACCGTTCCGATGTTCCACACCTACGGGTTACTGATCTACGCCATGGCCACCGTAGCTTTAGGTTCGACGGTGGTGATGCTCCGGAGGTTTGATCTCCACGATATGTTTGCGGCAATCGAGAAATACAGAGTCAGGAGTCTAGTTTTGGCGCCGCCAGTTTTGGTAGCTATGATCAACGGCTCAGATCTGATCAAGGACAAGTACGATTTGACCTCCCTGAAAACGGTTAGATCCGGTGGAGCACCGTTGAGCAAGGAGGTTACAGAGAGTTTTTTAGAGAAATATCCAACGGTTGATGTTTTTCAAGCGTACGCTTTAACGGAATCAAACAGCGCAGGTGCTTCGACGGACTCGGTGGAGGAGAGTCAGAGATACGGTGCGGTGGGTATGTTGTCGTCCGGGGTGGAAGCGAGGATCGTGGATCCGGATACAGGTCGATTCTTGGGTGAGAACCAAACAGGCGagctttggctcaaaagtccCGCCATTGCAAAAG GTTATATTAGAAACGAAGAAGCAAGAAATGAAGCAATTACTTCACAAGGATGGCTTAAAACTGGAGATCTCTGCTACATTGACGATGATGGATTTCTTTTTATAGTGGATCGACTGAAAGAGCTAATCAAATACAAAGCTTACCAG GTCCCTCCAGCTGAATTAGAAGCTTTGCTGCTCACTCATCCTGAGATCAAAGATGTTGCAGTAATCCC GTTTCCGGACGAAGAAGTTGGACAATTTCCGATGGCGTGCGTTGTAAGGAAAACTGGAAGTTTCTTAGCAGAGAAGTCCATAATGGAGTTTGTAGCGAAACAAGTAGCACCTTACAAGAAGATACGAAAGGTGGAGTTCATGTCTTATATTCCAAAGAATCCTTCAGGCAAGATTCTACGTAAGGATCTCATAAAGCTCGTGCTCACTTCCACCAACTCCAAGCTTTAA
- the LOC104776171 gene encoding uncharacterized protein LOC104776171: MGCSPSKLDGLPAVALCRDRCNSLEETLRRSYALADAHSAYLLSLNTVGPALHRFFDQAVELPPDADSEPDESSSPESSSPAHSVTSSYSDLPPKFDSDCEEEDEEGTSLFGCPKLESLNTNHHDSFYSRRSYVSGTPPPPPPSNYAWDFINFFESYELPYTPNPKDRVLTTRFLDEEDTLTKKKKKKPNDEKIKAEETKQKNLKISEKKPNKKSGAKESKVSSDISEVTKQLQEMFKKASESGNEVSKMFDTSRFRYYQKSSVYQDSSNILYAKKMMMTPLDPKPVEDFGSNLSSTLKKLFMWEKKLYQEVKAEEKLRTAHMKNYKQLRSLESKSAEPSKIEAVRSSIQCLSTGMRVSIHKINNICLMINKLRDEELWSQMKKLIHRLVDMWSSMLECHSRQSCVISEAKKLDKMTLKEKLDISQLELAMELKLELRNWSQNLSNWIDAQAQYVKALNSWLMRCLKQEPQEPTPDLSEEPPLFGAINSWSQTLERSDGEKKFTEAVYSILMRVTRQVEKQRMELEEQRKVNGGAKDIERKLVMLEKEELKMQRKLKTVPSVEVMGAFNLKSSMEQIFKSMEKLAINSKQTYEELELMCT, translated from the exons ATGGGATGCTCTCCCTCAAAGCTCGACGGTTTACCAGCCGTCGCTCTATGCCGTGACCGCTGCAACTCACTTGAGGAAACGCTCCGCCGCAGCTACGCTTTAGCCGACGCTCACTCAGCTTACCTCCTCTCTTTAAACACCGTTGGTCCAGCTCTTCATAGATTCTTCGATCAAGCCGTCGAGTTACCGCCCGATGCTGATTCCGAACCCGACGAATCGTCTTCGCCGGAATCATCTTCCCCAGCTCACTCTGTCACCAGTTCATATTCCGATTTGCCTCCCAAATTCGACTCTGattgcgaggaagaagatgaagaaggaacgAGTTTATTCGGATGTCCAAAACTCGAATCCCTAAATACCAATCATCATGACTCGTTCTACTCCCGGAGGAGTTACGTTTCCGGAACTCCTCCACCGCCGCCTCCGAGTAACTACGCTTGGGATTTTATCAATTTCTTCGAGAGCTATGAGCTTCCGTACACTCCGAATCCCAAAGACAGAGTACTGACCACTCGTTTCCTTGATGAAGAAGACActttgacaaagaagaagaagaagaaaccaaacgaCGAGAAGATTAAAGCtgaagaaacgaaacaaaaaaatctgaaaatctcagagaagaaaccaaataaaaagagtGGTGCGAAGGAATCAAAAGTTTCATCAGATATCTCCGAAGTCACAAAGCAATTGCAAGAGATGTTCAAGAAAGCTTCAGAATCGGGGAACGAGGTTTCGAAGATGTTCGACACTTCAAGATTCAGATACTACCAGAAAAGCTCTGTTTATCAAG ATTCTTCAAACATTCTCTACgctaagaagatgatgatgactccaTTGGATCCCAAACCAGTTGAAGATTTTGGATCTAATCTTTCATCTACTCTAAAGAAACTATTCATGTGGGAGAAGAAACTGTACCAAGAAGTCAAG GCTGAGGAGAAACTCCGAACAGCTCACATGAAGAACTACAAACAGTTGAGGAGTTTGGAATCGAAAAGTGCAGAGCCAAGCAAAATTGAAGCCGTTCGTTCCTCCATTCAGTGTTTGTCTACGGGAATGAGAGTCTCTATCCATAAGATAAACAACATATGTCTGATGATAAACAAGTTACGCGATGAAGAGCTCTGGTCTCAGATGAAAAAACTGATCCACAG GTTGGTTGATATGTGGAGCTCTATGTTAGAATGTCACAGTAGACAATCTTGCGTAATCTCTGAGGCTAAGAAGCTTGATAAGATGACATTAAAGGAAAAGCTAGACATATCTCAGCTTGAGCTTGCTATGGAATTGAAACTGGAGCTGAGGAACTGGAGCCAAAACCTATCGAACTGGATTGATGCTCAGGCTCAGTATGTTAAGGCCTTGAACAGTTGGCTAATGAGATGTTTGAAGCAAGAACCTCAAGAACCAACACCTGATCTCTCAGAAGAGCCACCATTGTTTGGTGCTATTAACAGTTGGTCACAAACCCTTGAGAGATCAGATGGAGAGAAAAAGTTTACGGAAGCGGTTTACTCGATTTTGATGCGCGTAACCCGTCAGGTGGAGAAACAGAGGATGGAATTGGAAGAGCAGAGGAAGGTTAATGGCGGAGCCAAAGATATAGAGAGGAAACTTGTGATGCTAGAGAAAGAAGAGCTTAAGATGCAAAGGAAGTTGAAGACAGTACCATCAGTTGAAGTAATGGGGGCTTTCAATCTGAAGTCTAGCATGGAACAGATATTCAAATCTATGGAGAAATTAGCTATAAACTCGAAGCAGACTTACGAGGAACTTGAATTGATGTGCACGTAA
- the LOC104776169 gene encoding 4-coumarate--CoA ligase-like 5, with amino-acid sequence MASVNSRSGFCNSNSTFYSKRTPIPLPPNPSLDVTTFISSQAHRGRIAFIDASTGNNLTFSELWRAVDSVADCLYEMGIRKGHVVLLLSPNSILFPVVCLSVMSLGAIITTTNPLNTSGEIAKQIKDSNPVLAFTTSQLLPKISAAAAKLPIVHMDEERVDSVGKVRRLAEMMKKEPSGNRVIERVDQDDTATLLYSSGTTGMSKGVISSHRNLIAMVQTVVNRFGSDDGSQGEQRFICTVPMFHVYGLAAFATGLLAYGSTIIVLSKFEMHEMMSAIGKYQATFLPLVPPILVAMVNGADQIKAKYDLSSLHTVLCGGAPLSKEVTEGFAEKYPTVKIMQGYGLTESTGIGASTDTVEESRRYGTAGKLSASMEGRIVDPVTGQILGPNQTGELLLKGPSIMKGYFSNEEATSSTLDSEGWLRTGDLCYIDEDGFIFVVDRLKELIKYKGYQVAPAELESLLLTHPEIPDAAVIPFPDKAVGQFPMAYVVRKTGSSLSEKSIMEFVAKQVAPYKRIRKVAFVSSIPKNPSGKILRKDLIKLATSNSKL; translated from the exons atggcttCAGTGAATTCACGAAGTGGTTTCTGCAACTCAAACTCAACATTCTACAGCAAACGAACACCAATCCCACTCCCTCCGAATCCATCGCTCGACGTCACCACTTTTATATCTTCACAAGCTCATCGCGGCCGTATCGCTTTCATCGACGCTTCCACTGGTAACAACCTCACTTTCTCCGAGCTATGGCGCGCCGTGGACTCAGTCGCCGACTGTCTCTACGAGATGGGGATTCGAAAAGGACACGTCGTCCTTCTCCTCTCCCCGAACTCGATTTTGTTCCCCGTCGTTTGTCTCTCCGTGATGTCGCTCGGCGCGATCATCACCACCACGAATCCTCTCAACACTTCCGGAGAGATcgctaaacagattaaagaCTCGAATCCGGTCCTCGCCTTCACCACGTCTCAGCTCCTCCCTAAAATCTCCGCCGCAGCGGCGAAGCTTCCTATCGTGCACATGGACGAGGAGCGAGTTGACTCAGTTGGAAAAGTGAGGAGACTGgcggagatgatgaagaaggagccGAGTGGGAACCGAGTTATTGAGCGAGTTGACCAGGACGACACGGCGACTTTGCTTTACTCTTCAGGAACGACCGGGATGAGCAAAGGGGTGATCTCGTCTCACCGTAACTTAATCGCGATGGTTCAAACCGTGGTGAACCGGTTCGGGTCTGACGATGGGTCGCAGGGAGAGCAACGGTTCATCTGCACCGTTCCTATGTTTCACGTCTACGGCTTAGCCGCGTTCGCCACTGGTCTTCTCGCTTACGGATCCACGATCATCGTTCTCTCCAAGTTCGAGATGCACGAGATGATGTCTGCGATTGGGAAGTATCAAGCCACGTTTCTGCCTCTCGTGCCTCCGATTCTTGTGGCGATGGTCAACGGCGCAGATCAGATCAAAGCTAAGTACGATTTGAGCTCCCTGCACACTGTTTTGTGCGGCGGAGCTCCGTTGAGCAAGGAGGTGACTGAAGGGTTCGCGGAGAAGTATCCGACGGTTAAGATTATGCAAGGCTATGGGTTGACTGAGTCAACGGGTATAGGAGCTTCCACGGATACTGTTGAGGAAAGCCGGAGGTACGGCACCGCCGGGAAATTGTCGGCTAGTATGGAGGGGAGGATTGTTGATCCGGTTACTGGTCAGATTCTTGGACCGAACCAAACCGGTGAGCTCTTGCTCAAGGGTCCTTCCATAATGAAAG GTTATTTCAGCAATGAGGAAGCTACGAGCTCGACTCTTGATTCTGAAGGATGGTTAAGAACTGGAGATCTCTGCTATATCGATGAAGATGGATTCATATTCGTGGTTGACCGGTTAAAGGAACTGATCAAGTACAAGGGTTACCAG GTTGCTCCAGCTGAGCTAGAGTCTTTGCTGCTCACTCATCCTGAAATCCCTGATGCTGCTGTTATCCC GTTTCCGGACAAAGCAGTGGGGCAATTCCCGATGGCATATGTTGTAAGGAAAACTGGGAGCAGCTTATCAGAGAAGTCGATTATGGAGTTTGTAGCCAAACAGGTAGCACCCTATAAGAGGATACGAAAAGTGGCTTTTGTATCTTCCATACCAAAGAACCCTTCAGGCAAGATTTTGCGCAAGGATCTCATCAAGCTCGCAACATCTAACTCCaagctttga
- the LOC104776173 gene encoding WD repeat-containing protein DWA2, whose amino-acid sequence MQGGSSGIGYGLKYQARCIADVKADTDYTSFLTGTLSLKEENEVHLLRLSSGGSELICEGLFSHPNEIWDLASSPFDQRIFSTVFSTGDTFGAAIWQIPELYGQLNSPQLERVASLDAHVGKINCVLWWPSGRCDKLISMDEQNIFLWNLDCSKKSAEVLSKDSAGMLHSLSGGAWNPHDVNAVAATGESSVQFWDLRTMKKVNSIEHAHVRGVDYNPKREHILITAEDESGIHVWDLRKAKVPVQELPGHTHWTWAVKCNPEYDGLILSAGTDSAVNLWYASASSSDEKTSQSPVESIRQRVNPLLNSYTDYEDSVYGLAWSSREPWVFASLSYDGRVVIESVKPFLPRV is encoded by the exons ATGCAAGGAGGGTCGTCGGGAATTGGATACGGTTTGAAGTATCAG GCTAGATGTATAGCGGATGTGAAAGCAGATACCGACTACACCAGCTTTCTAACAGGAACTCTAAgtctgaaagaagaaaatgag gttcatcttcttcgtctatCATCTGGTGGATCTGAGCTGATATGTGAGGGTTTGTTCTCTCATCCTAATGAGATATGGGACCTTGCTTCTTCCCCTTTCGATCAACGCATTTTCTCCACTGTCTTCTCAACTG GTGACACATTTGGAGCAGCGATATGGCAAATTCCTGAGTTATATGGTCAACTGAATTCCCCACAATTGGAGCGTGTTGCATCTCTTGATGCTCATGTTGGTAAGATTAATTG TGTTCTTTGGTGGCCTTCTGGAAGATGTGACAAGTTAATCAGCATGGatgaacaaaatattttcttgtggAACTTAGACTGTTCAAAAAAGTCTGCTGAG GTTTTATCAAAGGATTCAGCTGGGATGTTGCATTCTTTATCTGGTGGAGCATGGAATCCACATGATGTAAATGCTGTTGCAGCAACTGGTGAATCATCTGTCCAGTTCTGGGACCTGCGTACTATGAA GAAGGTTAACTCAATTGAACATGCTCATGTACGCGGTGTTGATTACAATCCCAAGAGAGAACATATACTT ATAACTGCAGAGGATGAATCTGGCATACATGTCTGGGATCTCCGGAAGGCCAAGGTTCCTGTACAAGAGCTTCCTGGTCATACACACTG GACATGGGCTGTCAAGTGTAATCCTGAGTATGATGGACTGATTTTG AGCGCTGGAACAGATTCGGCTGTCAACCTGTGGTATGCTTCAGCATCATCCAGTGATGAAAAAACCTCACAAAG CCCTGTGGAATCCATACGTCAGCGTGTGAACCCTTTGCTCAACTCATACACTGACTATGAAGACAGTGTATATG GCCTTGCTTGGAGTTCACGTGAGCCTTGGGTTTTTGCATCACTATCATATGACGGAAGA GTCGTCATCGAATCTGTCAAGCCTTTCCTTCCGAGAGTATAG
- the LOC104776170 gene encoding uncharacterized protein LOC104776170 → MALVDLEGLRELQDSANYLLDHCPEARESLFQQGKEKWIEQVSEASLIMLDVCNVSKDVMTLVRHSLRDLQLTLRCNGANLSEKIAAYNRYRNKLKKETLKCLNSLKSIEGGAGRGTTEMQSIEQNLLFVAEVLQEVRRAIMTMVESLFSLVCLPCLERKPSKGSFSSIFTMRFCCFDDVWDEVALQSAGTRLEASQIAVEELEIELGCIFRRLIQTRVSLLNILTAKTSPV, encoded by the coding sequence ATGGCGCTAGTGGACTTGGAAGGTTTGAGAGAACTACAAGACTCTGCAAACTATCTTCTTGACCACTGTCCAGAAGCAAGAGAGTCTCTGTTTCAACAAGGGAAAGAGAAATGGATCGAGCAAGTCTCCGAAGCTTCACTAATAATGTTAGATGTATGTAACGTCTCAAAAGACGTCATGACGCTAGTGAGACATAGCCTTCGAGATCTTCAGCTGACTCTGCGCTGTAACGGAGCAAACCTCAGTGAGAAGATCGCAGCTTATAATCGGTACAGGAACAAGCTCAAGAAGGAAACCCTCAAGTGTTTGAATAGTCTAAAGAGTATTGAAGGAGGAGCTGGAAGAGGAACGACGGAGATGCAGAGCATAGAGCAGAACCTTCTGTTTGTCGCGGAGGTTTTGCAGGAAGTGAGAAGAGCCATAATGACTATGGTTGAGTCTCTGTTCTCGCTCGTGTGTCTTCCTTGTCTCGAGAGAAAACCAAGCAAAGGGTCTTTTTCTTCGATATTTACGATGCGGTTTTGCTGCTTTGATGACGTTTGGGACGAAGTCGCGTTGCAGAGCGCGGGTACAAGGTTGGAGGCTTCACAGATCGCAGTTGAGGAGCTTGAGATCGAGTTGGGGTGTATTTTCAGGCGACTGATTCAGACCAGAGTTTCACTTCTTAATATTCTCACAGCTAAGACATCTCCGGTTTGA
- the LOC104776172 gene encoding uncharacterized protein At1g04910, protein MAFQRRRYSYYNRLRRLLPLICAVSGALLILFALLSILSPPPDDSDRRISKRIISVSNDEKNIPVVFTVPRNGGRSDRDIWRSWNAEFFYGCCNASTKFPNAKAITRNDRYLAIATSGGLNQQRTGIVDAVVAARILNATLVIPKLDQKSYWKDASDFSHIFDVDWFMSFLSKDVKIIETLPQKGGRTWSPSRMRVPRKCNERFYINRVLPVLQKRHAVQLNKFDYRLSNKLRDDLQKLRCRVNYHALKFTDPIIEMGNELVRRMRKKSKHFIALHLRFEPDMLAFSGCYYGGGDKEKKELGTIRRRWKTLHVNNPEKQRRQGRCPLTPEEVGLMLRALGYGSDVHIYVASGEVYGGEKSLAPLKALFPHFYSKDTIATKMELKPFSSYSSRMAALDFVVCDESDVFVTNNNGNMARILAGRRRYFGHKPTIRPNAKKLYKLFMSKENTTWEEFASRVRTFQRGFMGEPKEVRAGRGEFHENPSTCICEDTKLKAGNMDSRKLWKKNKKDVVVSNDEQNEDEDAESSTGTDYEEDQTDLQDRGLYNGTRLDYDDASSISDEPELEEMLSD, encoded by the exons ATGGCTTTTCAGCGGCGGCGCTACAGTTATTACAACCGTCTCCGTCGTCTCCTCCCTCTAATATGCGCTGTCTCTGGAGCTCTCCTCATCCTCTTCGCTCTTCTCTCCATTCTTTCACCTCCTCCTGATGATTCCGATCGCCGCATCTCC AAGCGGATTATCTCTGTATCCAATGATGAGAAGAACATACCAGTAGTTTTCACAGTTCCG AGAAATGGAGGGAGATCAGATCGTGATATCTGGCGTTCTTGGAATGCTGAATTCTTTTATGGTTGCTGTAATGCAAGCACCAAGTTCCCAA ATGCTAAAGCAATTACTAGGAATGATCGATACTTGGCAATCGCTACTAGCGGTGGTTTAAACCAACAACGAACTGGA ATTGTAgatgctgttgttgctgctcgGATTCTAAATGCTACACTTGTTATTCCAAAGTTAGATCAGAAATCCTACTGGAAAGATGCCAG TGACTTCTCACATATTTTCGATGTTGATTGGTTTATGTCATTTCTCTCAAAAGATGTCAAAATCATAGAGACACTTCCACAAAAAGGAGGGAGAACATGGAGCCCTAGTAGAATGCGTGTACCGAGAAAATGCAATGAGAGATTTTACATCAATCGGGTATTACCTGTTCTTCAGAAAAGGCAT GCAGtccaattaaataaatttgattacAGACTTTCAAACAAGTTGAGAGATGATTTGCAGAAGCTGAGGTGTAGAGTAAACTATCATGCGCTTAAGTTCACTGATCCAATTATTGAAATGGGTAATGAATTGGTCCGAAGAATGAGGAAAAAGAGCAAACACTTCATTGCTTTACATCTTAGGTTTGAACCTGATATGCTTGCCTTCTCGGGATGTTACTATGGAGGTGGTGACAAGGAGAAAAAAGAGTTGGGAACAATCAGAAGGAGATGGAAAACTTTGCAT GTAAATAACCCGGAGAAGCAAAGGCGACAAGGAAGATGTCCGCTTACACCAGAAGAAGTTGGATTAATGCTTAGAGCTTTGGGATATGGGAGCGATGTTCATATATACGTTGCATCAGGTGAAGTTTACGGAGGAGAGAAATCATTAGCTCCTTTGAAAGCACTGTTCCCTCATTTCTATTCAAAAGACACCATAGCAACAAAAATGGAGTTGAaaccattttcttcttattcttcacGGATGGCTGCACTCGATTTCGTTGTGTGTGATGAAAGTGATGTCTTCGTTACCAACAATAACGGGAACATGGCAAGAATATTAGCCGGTCGAAG GAGATATTTTGGACATAAACCGACAATTAGACCGAATGCGAAAAAGCTATACAAGTTGTTTATGAGCAAAGAGAATACTACTTGGGAGGAGTTTGCTTCAAGAGTCAGAACATTTCAGAGAGGATTCATGGGAGAGCCAAAGGAAGTACGAGCTGGTAGAGGTGAGTTTCATGAGAATCCATCAACTTGTATATGCGAAGATACTAAATTAAAGGCGGGAAATATGGATTCGAGAaaactttggaagaaaaacaaaaaagatgttGTAGTAAGCAATGATGAACAGAACGAAGATGAAGATGCAGAGTCGTCAACAGGGACAGATTATGAGGAAGACCAAACTGATTTACAGGACAGAGGATTGTATAATGGTACGAGGTTAGATTATGATGATGCATCATCCATTTCGGATGAGCCTGAGCTAGAAGAAATGCTATCAGATTGA
- the LOC104776174 gene encoding probable acyl-activating enzyme 1, peroxisomal, with translation MPLVQSVSGKKNAMEYEDVVAMGKSDFEVKRPNDECDPISVNYTSGTTSSPKGVVYSHRGAYLNSLAAVLLNEMHSSPTFLWTNPMFHCNGWCLLWGVTAIGGTNICLRNVTAKGIFDNISQHKVTHMAGAPTILNMIINAPESEQKPLPGKVSFITGAAPPPAHVIYKMEELGFSMFHSYGLTETYGPGTICTWKPEWDSLPREEQAKMKARQGVNHLGIEEIQVKDPVTLRTLPADGVTMGEVVFRGNTVMNGYLKNPEATKEAFKGGWFWSGDLGVKHPDGYIELRDRSKDIIISGGENISSIEVESTLFTHPNVLEAAVVARPDEYWGETACAFVKLKDGSKVSAEELISYCRDRLPHYMAPRSIVFEDLPKTSTGKVQKFVLRTKAKALGSLSKKSVSKL, from the exons ATGCCTCTTGTTCAATCTGTTTCAGGGAAAAAGAATGCGATGGAATACGAAGATGTTGTGGCCATGGGGAAATCTGATTTCGAGGTTAAACGACCAAACGATGAGTGTGATCCTATATCTGTCAATTACACGTCAGGTACCACTTCAAGCCCCAAAGGTGTTGTTTATAGTCACAGAGGTGCTTATTTGAATTCTCTGGCTGCGGTTTTGCTCAACGAAATGCACTCATCGCCTACTTTCTTATGGACTAATCCCATGTTTCATTGCAATGGCTGGTGCTTATTGTGGGGTGTTACTGCTATTGGTGGGACTAATATATGTTTGAGGAATGTAACTGCCAAGGGTATATTCGATAATATTTCCCAGCACAAGGTGACTCACATGGCAGGTGCGCCAACAATATTGAATATGATCATCAACGCGCCTGAATCCGAGCAGAAACCGCTTCCGGGGAAGGTATCCTTTATAACCGGTGCTGCACCACCACCAGCTCATGTGATTTACAAGATGGAAGAGTTGGGGTTTTCTATGTTCCATTCCTATGGGTTAACTGAAACTTATGGACCAG GCACTATCTGTACATGGAAACCTGAGTGGGACTCTTTGCCTAGAGAAGAACAGGCGAAAATGAAAGCCCGACAAGGCGTTAATCATTTGGGGATCGAGGAAATACAAGTAAAAGATCCTGTAACCTTGAGAACTTTGCCAGCTGATGGTGTGACTATGGGTGAAGTTGTCTTCAGGGGAAACACAGTGATGAATGGTTACTTAAAGAACCCTGAAGCAACCAAGGAAGCTTTTAAAGGAGGCTGGTTTTGGAGTGGTGACTTAGGTGTTAAACACCCCGACGGATACATTGAGCTCAGAGACCGATCGAAAGACATTATAATCTCTGGAGGAGAAAACATTAGCTCGATTGAAGTTGAGTCTACTCTGTTCACTCACCCTAACGTTCTTGAAGCAGCTGTGGTTGCGAGGCCAGATGAGTATTGGGGTGAGACTGCTTGTGCATTTGTGAAGCTCAAAGACGGGTCTAAGGTCAGTGCGGAGGAGCTTATAAGCTATTGCAGGGACAGGCTTCCCCATTACATGGCTCCGAGGAGTATCGTGTTTGAGGATCTTCCTAAAACATCGACTGGAAAAGTTCAGAAGTTTGTTCTGAGGACCAAGGCTaaggctttgggaagcttaTCAAAGAAAAGCGTAAGCAAGTTATGA